The Megalobrama amblycephala isolate DHTTF-2021 linkage group LG20, ASM1881202v1, whole genome shotgun sequence genome includes a window with the following:
- the LOC125255588 gene encoding uncharacterized protein LOC125255588: protein MTFRSTAMGADNLLLFILVWTVCQADDNVCSVSCENVTGTVGEEVTFTCSVSQKCSECCFRKYKFQYLEKYKNSTICRQEFPEGSCEQRNSFTCRYTPTTSMTGQFRFFVLTVCGMKRTEFTVNITEPSKPEIITEAPDVCSVRCADVTGTVGKEVTFTCDVSQKRSECCITMYKFQYPEKYKNSAICKQDLQGSCEQRNSVTCRYTPTTEMTEEFRFFVQTNFGAIRTEFIVDITESIKPETAIEAPGFCHVTCADMTVTVGKEVTLTCSVPQQCIECCITLYKIYYTKTYTYSICRQVLSLDSCEQRNSFTCRYTPTTAVSENFGFFMQTVCGWKKTEFTVNITEPSKPLIDTEDSEEYGSGSTAPIRPTGAVVGCIIMIIFIIIIFIIGISVSCVKRSKRSIPSGSQIEYERGASEKLTITTVNDQNETK, encoded by the exons ATGACATTCAG aagCACAGCCATGGGTGCTGATAATTTGCTGCTGTTCATTCTGGTTTGGACTGTCTGTCAAGCTGATGATA ATGTCTGCAGTGTAAGCTGTGAGAATGTGACTGGAACTGTGGGTGAAGAAGTAACTTTCACCTGCAGCGTCTCTCAGAAGTGCTCTGAATGCTGCTTTAGAAAGTATAAGTTTCAATaccttgaaaaatataaaaactcaacAATCTGTAGACAAGAGTTTCCTGAGGGCTCCTGTGAACAGAGAAACAGCTTCACATGCAGATACACTCCAACTACATCAATGACAGGACAATTCAGATTCTTTGTTCTTACAGTGTGTGGAATGAAAAGAACAGAATTCACTGTGAACATAACAG AACCCAGTAAACCTGAAATTATCACTGAAGCTCCTG ATGTCTGCAGTGTACGCTGTGCTGATGTGACTGGAACTGTGGGGAAAGAAGTAACTTTTACCTGCGATGTCTCTCAGAAGCGCTCTGAATGCTGCATTACAATGTATAAGTTTCAATACCCtgagaaatataaaaactcagCAATCTGTAAACAAGATCTTCAGGGCTCCTGTGAACAGAGAAACAGCGTCACATGCAGATACACTCCAActacagaaatgactgaagaatTCAGATTCTTTGTGCAAACAAACTTTGGAGCAATAAGAACAGAATTCATTGTGGACATAACAG AGTCCATTAAACCTGAAACTGCCATTGAAGCTCCTG GTTTCTGCCATGTAACCTGTGCtgatatgactgtaactgtagGGAAAGAAGTAACTCTCACCTGCAGCGTCCCTCAGCAGTGCATTGAATGCTGCATTACATTGTATAAGATTTATTACACTAAGACCTATACTTACTCAATCTGTAGACAAGTGCTTTCTCTGGACTCCTGTGAACAGAGAAACAGCTTCACATGCAGATACACTCCAACTACAGCTGTGTCTGAAAATTTTGGATTCTTTATGCAAACAGTGTGTGGatggaaaaaaacagaattcACTGTGAACATAACAG AACCCAGTAAACCTCTAATTGACACTGAAGATTCTG AGGAATATGGATCTGGATCTACGGCCCCTATACGACCCACTGGTGCTGTTGTTGGCTGTATCATCAtgatcatcttcatcatcatcatcttcatcatcggGATATCAGTCTCTTGTGTAAAGAGGTCCAAACGCTCCATCCCTTCTGGATCCCAGATAGAATATGAAAGAGGTGCTTCTGAAAAACTAACAATAACCACAGTAAATGATCAGAATGAAACAAAATGA